A genomic segment from Rickettsiella endosymbiont of Miltochrista miniata encodes:
- a CDS encoding thymidylate synthase: MRPYLDFLQHILNNGQAKTDRTGTGTLSTFAYQMRFDLSVGFPLVTTKKLHLKSIIYELLWFLRGDTNIRYLNENKVTIWDEWADSEGNLGPVYGKQWRSWPTSDHKTIDQMSQLIQQVKTNPDSRRLIVSAWNVGELAKMALPPCHLLFQFYVANSRLSCQLYQRSADAFLGVPFNIASYALLTHMIAQQCNLEVGEFIWTGGDCHIYSNHLEQVHTQLSRQPYASPQLNILRKPDSLFDYAFDDFSLADYAYHPMIKAAIAV, encoded by the coding sequence ATGCGACCCTATTTGGATTTTTTACAGCACATTCTTAATAATGGACAAGCTAAAACCGATAGGACGGGCACGGGTACACTCAGTACCTTTGCTTATCAAATGCGTTTTGATTTGAGTGTCGGTTTCCCACTCGTCACAACAAAAAAATTACATTTAAAAAGTATTATTTATGAGTTGTTGTGGTTTTTACGTGGTGATACGAATATTCGTTACTTAAATGAAAATAAAGTTACTATTTGGGATGAATGGGCTGATTCAGAAGGCAACTTAGGGCCTGTTTATGGTAAGCAATGGCGTTCTTGGCCAACCTCCGATCATAAAACGATTGATCAAATGAGCCAGCTTATTCAACAAGTAAAAACTAATCCGGATTCACGGCGCTTAATTGTTAGCGCTTGGAATGTCGGCGAGCTGGCAAAAATGGCTTTGCCGCCTTGTCATTTGTTATTTCAATTCTATGTAGCTAATTCACGGCTCTCATGTCAGCTGTACCAGCGCAGTGCCGATGCATTTTTAGGTGTACCGTTTAATATTGCTTCTTACGCTTTATTAACACACATGATTGCGCAACAGTGTAATTTAGAAGTCGGTGAATTTATTTGGACCGGTGGTGATTGTCATATCTATAGTAATCATCTCGAGCAAGTGCATACTCAATTGTCACGACAGCCCTATGCCTCACCACAACTAAACATTTTACGCAAACCAGATTCATTATTTGATTATGCGTTTGATGATTTTTCTTTAGCAGATTATGCGTATCATCCTATGATTAAAGCAGCCATAGCGGTTTAA
- a CDS encoding UDP-glucose/GDP-mannose dehydrogenase family protein, with the protein MRINLFGAGYVGLVTAACLAEHGNKVLCVDIDQEKVKRLQQGECPIHEPDLPALLQKNLSAGRLEFSTDPQRGVEHGFYQFITVGTPQDEDGSADLSYVLEVAEYIGRALVEPKLIINKSTVPVGTADRVKAIIQKQLHQRNVNISFDVASNPEFLREGAAVSDFMRSDRIIIGTDNKTAESHLRHLYRPFNRNNDRLIAMDIRSAELTKYAANAFLATKISFINEMSQLADRLNADIEQVRIGIGSDPRIGYHFINPGCGYGGSCFPKDVLALEATAKTVHYQPKLLNAVHQVNDAQKKLLFNKVSQFFQNNLRGKVIALWGLSFKPNTDDMREAPSKVFVTAALAAGMRIQAYDPVAMPEAIRLYKDQANFSCYDTPEEALINADVLVIVTEWNIFFNPDFQLIKERLKQPAIFDGRNLYDPDCLKQLGIKYYAIGRGEHF; encoded by the coding sequence ATGCGAATTAATCTCTTTGGTGCAGGTTATGTAGGTTTGGTCACAGCCGCTTGTTTAGCCGAGCATGGAAATAAAGTGCTTTGTGTTGACATTGATCAAGAAAAAGTAAAACGGTTACAACAAGGTGAATGCCCTATTCATGAACCTGATTTGCCTGCTTTATTACAAAAAAACTTAAGTGCTGGCCGGCTCGAGTTTAGTACGGATCCGCAACGCGGGGTTGAGCACGGCTTCTACCAATTTATTACCGTGGGCACGCCTCAAGATGAAGATGGTTCAGCGGATTTAAGCTATGTTTTGGAGGTTGCTGAATACATAGGGAGAGCACTGGTTGAACCTAAGCTGATTATCAATAAATCGACTGTGCCCGTAGGAACTGCTGATCGAGTAAAGGCAATTATTCAAAAACAATTACATCAGCGCAACGTCAACATTTCATTTGATGTTGCTTCAAATCCTGAATTTTTACGCGAGGGTGCAGCGGTTAGTGATTTTATGCGTTCTGATAGAATCATTATTGGTACCGATAATAAAACTGCAGAATCGCACTTACGTCATCTATACAGACCTTTTAATCGTAATAACGATCGTTTAATCGCCATGGATATTCGCTCGGCCGAACTCACAAAATATGCCGCCAATGCCTTTTTAGCGACCAAAATAAGTTTTATAAATGAAATGAGTCAACTGGCCGATCGTTTAAATGCAGATATTGAACAAGTTCGTATTGGCATCGGTTCTGACCCGCGTATTGGTTATCATTTTATTAATCCTGGATGCGGTTATGGTGGTTCTTGCTTCCCTAAGGATGTGCTCGCTTTAGAGGCCACCGCTAAAACGGTTCACTATCAACCTAAGCTATTAAATGCGGTACATCAGGTGAATGATGCACAAAAAAAACTTTTATTTAACAAAGTTTCTCAATTCTTTCAAAATAATTTACGCGGAAAAGTAATCGCCTTATGGGGTTTATCTTTTAAGCCGAACACCGATGATATGCGCGAAGCACCTAGCAAAGTGTTTGTTACAGCCGCTTTAGCTGCAGGCATGAGGATTCAAGCTTATGATCCTGTCGCCATGCCTGAAGCAATTCGTTTATATAAAGATCAAGCTAATTTTAGTTGCTATGACACTCCTGAAGAAGCCTTAATTAACGCAGATGTCTTAGTGATAGTCACTGAATGGAATATCTTCTTTAATCCAGATTTCCAGCTCATCAAAGAACGTTTAAAACAGCCCGCTATCTTTGATGGAAGAAATCTTTATGATCCAGATTGTTTAAAGCAATTGGGAATTAAATACTATGCCATTGGTCGCGGAGAGCATTTCTAA
- the galU gene encoding UTP--glucose-1-phosphate uridylyltransferase GalU — protein sequence MKTIKKITKAIFPVAGLGTRFLPATKASPKEMLPIVDKPLIQYAVEEAIAAGITELIFITSSSKRAIEDHFDSNYELEAKLNEAGKKDLLDIVKNILPKGVSCVYLRQPDTLGLGHAVLCARPLINDEAFAVLLADDLIDSAIPCLKQMLDIYQEKQNTVIAVQSVTPEETEQYGIIGYKTKTGRLSQINTIVEKPSHKEAPSNLAVVGRYILTSTIFPYLSKTPMGKNGEIQLTDAIASQLQDEVMHAWEFEGIRYDCGSKFGYLKATIAYALKHPETKNLFTHYLSILSEKHR from the coding sequence ATGAAAACGATTAAAAAAATTACAAAAGCAATTTTCCCAGTGGCTGGTTTAGGGACACGTTTTTTACCTGCAACAAAAGCCAGTCCTAAAGAAATGTTGCCTATCGTCGATAAACCTCTAATTCAATATGCAGTAGAAGAAGCCATTGCTGCGGGAATTACCGAACTCATTTTTATAACGAGCAGTAGTAAACGAGCTATTGAAGATCATTTTGATTCAAATTATGAATTAGAAGCTAAACTCAACGAAGCGGGAAAAAAAGACCTTTTAGATATTGTAAAAAATATCTTACCAAAAGGGGTGAGTTGTGTTTATCTGCGTCAACCAGACACCTTAGGCTTGGGACATGCAGTTTTATGTGCACGGCCTCTTATAAATGACGAAGCATTTGCTGTTTTACTTGCCGATGATTTAATAGATTCTGCTATCCCATGTTTAAAACAAATGTTAGATATCTATCAAGAAAAACAAAATACTGTCATTGCCGTTCAAAGTGTCACTCCCGAAGAAACAGAGCAATACGGTATAATCGGTTATAAAACTAAAACGGGTAGACTGAGCCAGATTAACACTATTGTAGAAAAACCCAGTCACAAAGAAGCACCTTCCAATTTAGCTGTGGTCGGTCGTTATATTCTTACTTCAACTATCTTCCCTTATCTTTCCAAAACACCTATGGGAAAAAACGGCGAAATTCAACTGACGGATGCCATCGCTAGCCAGCTACAAGATGAGGTGATGCATGCTTGGGAATTTGAAGGGATACGTTACGACTGTGGAAGTAAATTTGGTTATTTAAAAGCAACCATAGCCTATGCCTTAAAGCACCCAGAAACTAAAAATTTGTTTACTCATTATTTAAGTATTTTGAGTGAAAAGCATCGCTAG
- a CDS encoding transglycosylase SLT domain-containing protein: MTYKMLKIYSLLLTALLILAVGITACVQFPTSEEGGMGLSGAGNDTDSKTYQTVIMKSTGSSLAPRNAKALYSAVDKGTLWEPIRAHLQLSAREENQPQVQEQIRWFAKNPLYLKDAVNRAAPYIYYVYAQVRKRDLPTELVLLPIIESGYNPSATNSSSGAAGLWQLMTGTAKGYGVHQDRGFDGRRDISSSTNAALNYLTYLRSFFGGDWLLAIAAYDTGEGNVQNAIRHNTQQDKNTHFWALPLASETRSYIPRLLALAAIVKNPAKYGVSLPPVSAKPYLELVDANSMSLTRVAKLAGMSVAELKELNPGVKSSSAAIKRGQVALPIDRVALYKQQLVTAPSSNSKVQADDSRLALKQAGSKGKRSSAQLVSNQTKPSPATLVKTNPGSQQIHLVKSGDTLAGIAKHYHVSVKKIQAWNKLDSDFLKPGEKLKIMLS; this comes from the coding sequence ATGACTTATAAAATGCTTAAAATTTATTCTTTATTACTTACCGCACTACTCATTCTAGCAGTGGGTATCACCGCATGTGTGCAGTTTCCTACTTCTGAAGAAGGTGGAATGGGCCTCAGCGGGGCGGGTAACGATACAGATAGTAAAACCTATCAAACCGTTATTATGAAATCGACTGGTAGTAGTTTAGCGCCTCGGAATGCTAAAGCGCTTTATAGCGCCGTAGACAAGGGTACGCTTTGGGAGCCTATTCGAGCCCATTTACAATTGTCAGCTCGTGAGGAAAACCAACCTCAGGTTCAAGAGCAGATCCGTTGGTTTGCTAAAAATCCACTCTATTTAAAAGACGCGGTAAATCGAGCTGCGCCCTACATTTACTATGTGTATGCGCAGGTGAGAAAGCGTGATTTGCCTACAGAATTGGTTTTATTACCTATTATTGAGAGTGGTTATAATCCGTCAGCGACTAACTCGTCTTCAGGGGCGGCTGGTTTATGGCAGTTAATGACCGGTACCGCTAAGGGATATGGTGTACATCAAGATAGAGGTTTTGATGGTCGTCGAGATATTAGTAGCTCGACCAATGCGGCCTTAAATTACCTTACCTATTTAAGAAGCTTCTTCGGGGGCGACTGGTTGTTAGCCATAGCGGCTTACGACACAGGTGAAGGTAACGTACAGAATGCGATCCGTCATAATACGCAGCAGGATAAGAATACCCATTTCTGGGCATTGCCATTGGCATCTGAGACACGTTCTTATATTCCGCGTTTATTGGCTTTAGCTGCGATTGTTAAAAACCCAGCTAAGTATGGCGTGAGCTTACCTCCGGTCAGTGCTAAGCCTTATTTAGAGCTAGTTGACGCAAATAGCATGAGTTTAACTCGTGTAGCTAAATTAGCGGGCATGAGCGTTGCGGAATTAAAGGAATTGAATCCGGGAGTGAAAAGTAGCTCTGCTGCCATTAAACGTGGGCAGGTCGCTTTACCTATTGATAGGGTAGCTTTGTATAAACAACAATTAGTTACCGCTCCAAGCTCGAACTCTAAGGTTCAAGCTGATGATAGTAGGCTCGCTTTAAAACAGGCTGGATCAAAAGGCAAGCGTAGTTCTGCTCAGTTAGTGAGTAACCAAACTAAGCCTAGTCCGGCTACGTTGGTGAAGACTAACCCAGGTTCGCAGCAAATTCACTTAGTAAAAAGTGGAGATACGCTGGCAGGTATTGCAAAGCACTACCACGTATCGGTTAAGAAAATACAGGCTTGGAATAAGCTTGATAGCGACTTTCTCAAGCCAGGTGAAAAACTAAAAATTATGCTTTCATAA
- the rnhA gene encoding ribonuclease HI — MPKIPKIEIFTDGACRGNPGPGAWAALLRYQGKEKTISGTETSTTNNRMELMAAIQALMMVKKPCQISLSTDSQYVQKGITEWLPQWKRRAWLTANKKPVKNSDLWKELAVQAERHQIRWEWVKGHSGHPENDRVDSLANAALDELLK, encoded by the coding sequence ATGCCTAAAATCCCAAAAATAGAGATTTTTACTGACGGCGCCTGTCGAGGAAATCCGGGGCCTGGAGCCTGGGCAGCTCTCCTGCGATATCAGGGAAAAGAAAAAACCATTTCAGGCACAGAAACCTCTACTACCAATAATCGTATGGAGTTAATGGCAGCCATTCAGGCTTTAATGATGGTAAAAAAACCCTGTCAAATATCACTCAGTACCGATTCACAATATGTCCAAAAAGGTATTACCGAATGGCTACCTCAATGGAAGCGGCGAGCTTGGTTAACTGCCAATAAAAAACCGGTAAAAAATTCAGATTTATGGAAAGAATTAGCCGTACAAGCAGAACGTCATCAAATCCGCTGGGAATGGGTAAAAGGACATAGCGGCCATCCTGAAAACGACCGCGTAGATAGTTTAGCTAATGCTGCTTTGGATGAACTGCTAAAATAG
- the lpxC gene encoding UDP-3-O-acyl-N-acetylglucosamine deacetylase, translated as MKQRTLKNVIKAAGITLHSGETAILTLRPAPINTGIIFRRIDFNPIVEVQARAEHVGETTLQTTLLKNGVRVATIEHLMSAMAGLGIDNAYVDITASEIPIMDGSAGPFIFLIQSAGIEEQSASKRFIRIKQAIKVTEGDKWACFEPFDGFKVSFEIDFNHPLFQNRSQKASIDFSTTSYIKEVSRARTFGFMADYEKLREVRLALGGSLDNAVVVDEYRVLNEDGLRYEDEFVRHKILDAVGDLYLLGHSLIGAFSGYKSGHALNNLLLRRLLSNADAWEYVEFEDEIKAPLVYRRALLDAYRTE; from the coding sequence CTGAAACAACGTACTTTAAAAAACGTTATTAAAGCCGCAGGGATCACTTTACACAGTGGTGAAACGGCTATTTTAACGTTGCGACCAGCTCCGATAAACACGGGAATTATTTTTCGACGGATAGATTTTAATCCTATAGTTGAGGTTCAAGCGCGGGCTGAACATGTCGGTGAAACTACCTTGCAAACTACTTTACTTAAAAATGGTGTCAGAGTGGCTACCATAGAGCATTTAATGTCAGCTATGGCGGGTTTGGGTATTGATAATGCGTACGTTGATATTACCGCTTCAGAAATTCCTATTATGGATGGAAGCGCAGGACCCTTTATTTTTTTAATTCAGTCGGCAGGTATTGAAGAGCAAAGTGCCTCAAAACGTTTTATCCGAATTAAACAAGCTATTAAGGTGACGGAAGGGGATAAATGGGCTTGTTTTGAACCCTTCGATGGATTTAAGGTTTCGTTTGAAATTGATTTTAATCATCCGCTTTTTCAAAATCGTAGTCAAAAAGCAAGTATTGATTTTTCTACGACTTCCTATATTAAAGAGGTTAGTCGCGCACGTACCTTTGGTTTTATGGCAGACTACGAAAAATTGCGTGAGGTTCGACTCGCTTTAGGTGGAAGCCTCGATAATGCGGTTGTTGTAGATGAGTATAGAGTACTGAATGAAGATGGTTTACGTTACGAAGATGAGTTTGTGCGCCATAAGATTCTTGATGCAGTGGGAGATCTCTATTTATTAGGTCACAGCCTCATTGGAGCATTTAGTGGTTATAAATCCGGTCATGCACTGAATAATTTATTATTACGTCGCTTGCTGAGCAATGCAGATGCTTGGGAATATGTGGAATTTGAAGATGAGATAAAAGCACCGCTGGTTTATCGACGTGCTTTGTTAGATGCATATAGGACTGAATAA
- the ftsZ gene encoding cell division protein FtsZ — translation MSAKFDAHNPPLQNAVIKVVGVGGGGGNTLEHMLAQDIPGVEFICANTDAQALKNSSANCLLQLGQQITKGLGAGANPEIGRLAAEADRERVRSALEGADMVFITAGMGGGTGTGAAPVIAEIAKQMKILTVAVVTKPFEIEGKKRLRLAEEGIKQLSQHVDSLITIPNEKLMNVLGDEVSFLDAFKAVDDVLFGAVKGIAALITRAGLINVDFADVKTVMSEMGTTMMGTGVGLGSDRALSAANAAIGSPLLKDINLKGARGVLVNITAGPDLSMKEFGIVGGVIKEIASEDANVVIGTVIDPGMNDELRVTIVITGLGHQLPTGAAMHEVEDSGLIRAADGSLDYHQLERPTVLRKQGVVTSSKSTVDSTATDIEYFDIPAFLRRQEEVS, via the coding sequence ATGAGTGCTAAATTTGATGCGCACAATCCCCCATTGCAAAATGCTGTCATAAAAGTCGTTGGTGTTGGAGGCGGTGGTGGTAATACGCTGGAACATATGTTGGCACAAGATATTCCAGGAGTAGAGTTTATCTGTGCAAACACGGACGCCCAAGCGTTAAAAAACTCTTCTGCTAATTGTTTATTACAATTGGGTCAACAAATCACCAAAGGTTTAGGCGCTGGAGCAAATCCTGAGATAGGCCGTCTTGCTGCCGAAGCGGATAGAGAAAGAGTGAGATCGGCGTTAGAGGGAGCGGATATGGTTTTTATTACCGCGGGAATGGGTGGAGGTACAGGAACGGGTGCTGCACCGGTTATTGCAGAGATTGCCAAACAGATGAAAATTTTAACGGTAGCAGTGGTGACTAAGCCTTTTGAGATTGAAGGAAAGAAACGTTTGCGCTTGGCTGAAGAAGGAATTAAGCAACTTAGCCAGCATGTTGATTCTCTCATTACTATCCCTAATGAAAAGTTAATGAACGTTTTAGGTGATGAAGTTAGTTTTTTAGATGCATTTAAAGCAGTAGATGATGTATTATTTGGTGCCGTTAAAGGAATTGCTGCATTAATTACGCGTGCGGGGTTAATCAATGTGGATTTTGCAGATGTAAAAACGGTAATGTCCGAGATGGGGACCACCATGATGGGGACAGGTGTAGGATTAGGTTCAGACAGAGCGTTATCAGCAGCAAACGCCGCTATAGGCAGTCCATTACTAAAAGACATAAATTTAAAAGGTGCACGTGGAGTATTAGTTAATATAACCGCGGGACCGGATTTATCCATGAAGGAATTTGGGATAGTCGGTGGAGTGATTAAAGAAATTGCATCAGAAGATGCTAATGTGGTTATTGGTACAGTAATAGATCCTGGGATGAACGATGAATTGCGTGTGACAATAGTAATAACAGGTCTTGGACATCAACTTCCTACGGGTGCTGCAATGCATGAGGTAGAAGATTCAGGCCTCATTAGAGCAGCTGACGGTAGTTTAGACTACCATCAGTTAGAACGTCCTACGGTATTACGCAAGCAAGGTGTCGTTACATCGAGTAAGTCCACAGTAGATAGTACCGCAACCGATATTGAATATTTTGATATTCCAGCTTTTTTACGAAGACAAGAAGAGGTTTCTTAA
- the ftsA gene encoding cell division protein FtsA, protein MAKKPTKNLIVGLDIGTSKVNALVGEVKPNGIEIIGMGIYPSLGLKRGVVVNIDATVDSIQRAVGEAEAMAGCPVRSVYTGIAGNHIRSLNSHGIVAIQNQEVTHADVERVIDAAKAVAIPADQKILHILPQEFIIDSQEGIREPIGMSGVRLEAKVHMVTGAVSAAQNIIKCIQRCGLEVSEIILEQLASSQSVLTEDEKELGVCLIDIGGGTTDIAVFTEGAIRFTSVIPIAGDQVTNDIAVALRTPTQSAEQIKRRHACALPELANPDELVEVSGVGDRPGRTLTKRALAEVVGPRYEELFHLVKAELYRSGFEEFLAAGVVLTGGASNVSGSVELAEKIFKLPVRLGHPQYITGNNEVTTNGMYATSTGLLLYGYQQQCEQRKPNVLFGRKIARIKNWLCENF, encoded by the coding sequence ATGGCAAAGAAACCGACTAAGAATTTAATTGTAGGTTTAGATATTGGCACATCTAAGGTCAATGCCTTGGTGGGTGAAGTAAAACCCAATGGTATCGAAATTATTGGTATGGGGATTTATCCTTCATTGGGATTAAAGCGAGGTGTTGTTGTTAATATCGATGCAACCGTTGATTCAATTCAACGTGCTGTGGGCGAAGCAGAAGCAATGGCAGGGTGTCCAGTTCGAAGCGTATATACCGGTATTGCTGGAAATCATATTCGGAGTTTGAATTCTCACGGAATCGTTGCGATTCAAAATCAAGAAGTAACGCATGCGGATGTTGAACGTGTTATTGACGCAGCTAAAGCGGTCGCAATTCCAGCGGATCAAAAAATATTACACATTTTGCCCCAGGAATTTATTATTGATAGCCAAGAAGGTATTCGTGAGCCAATAGGCATGTCAGGCGTGCGTTTAGAAGCTAAGGTACATATGGTAACGGGTGCGGTAAGTGCTGCACAAAATATCATTAAATGTATTCAACGCTGTGGGTTAGAAGTTTCAGAAATAATTTTAGAACAACTTGCTTCAAGTCAATCCGTATTAACAGAAGATGAGAAAGAGTTGGGTGTGTGTTTAATTGACATTGGTGGTGGGACAACCGATATCGCTGTATTTACTGAAGGGGCCATACGTTTTACATCCGTTATTCCGATTGCCGGTGATCAAGTCACGAATGATATTGCCGTTGCATTAAGAACGCCCACACAAAGTGCGGAGCAGATTAAAAGAAGACATGCCTGTGCTTTGCCTGAATTAGCAAACCCAGATGAACTTGTCGAGGTATCTGGAGTAGGCGATCGTCCCGGACGCACACTGACTAAACGTGCTTTAGCTGAAGTTGTGGGGCCACGCTATGAAGAGCTCTTCCATTTAGTGAAAGCAGAATTATATCGTAGTGGTTTTGAAGAGTTTCTTGCAGCGGGAGTGGTATTAACGGGTGGTGCTTCTAATGTCAGTGGTAGTGTCGAATTAGCAGAAAAGATTTTTAAGCTACCCGTAAGACTGGGACATCCTCAATATATTACTGGAAATAACGAAGTAACGACGAACGGGATGTATGCGACCAGTACGGGCTTACTATTATATGGCTATCAACAACAATGCGAACAGCGAAAACCTAATGTTTTATTTGGTAGAAAAATAGCACGTATAAAAAATTGGTTATGCGAAAATTTTTAA
- a CDS encoding cell division protein FtsQ/DivIB produces the protein MVKNGKVVENQRFQRQRDKPRFTRLSSQLPSRGWFFKFSLSLLLVLSFVLLWQKLANPSCFPVKNIKISGDLTYVKQSHLQQIILPFIAKGFFRLDSQGLKEQISHMPWIANVSIKRYWPDTLAVSFITKKPIAFIGKHGLLDEQGNIFIPDGDSIALDLPIFVGPLGQQKYLLQTYAVLNPMFAQLNLKIKLLKLVDQQYWYLKLNNGLTVYLSRSQPYIQLEHLVDVYSDVIASKVSMVDYVDLRYAHGMAVKFKKRIS, from the coding sequence ATGGTTAAAAATGGGAAAGTAGTTGAAAACCAACGATTCCAACGGCAACGCGATAAACCTAGATTTACTCGTTTAAGTTCTCAATTGCCTTCAAGAGGATGGTTTTTTAAGTTTTCATTGAGTCTATTACTTGTATTAAGTTTTGTTTTATTATGGCAAAAATTAGCCAATCCTAGTTGTTTTCCTGTCAAAAATATTAAAATTAGCGGCGATTTAACTTATGTTAAGCAAAGTCATTTGCAGCAGATTATTCTACCGTTTATTGCAAAAGGTTTTTTTCGTTTAGATAGCCAAGGATTAAAAGAACAAATTTCACATATGCCATGGATAGCTAATGTAAGCATAAAACGATATTGGCCGGATACATTAGCAGTAAGCTTTATTACTAAAAAACCTATCGCTTTTATTGGAAAGCATGGCTTATTAGATGAGCAGGGTAATATTTTTATTCCAGATGGAGATTCTATAGCGTTAGACCTACCAATTTTTGTGGGGCCGTTAGGCCAACAAAAATATTTATTACAAACCTATGCCGTACTGAATCCAATGTTTGCTCAATTAAACTTAAAAATTAAATTATTAAAACTAGTGGATCAACAATATTGGTATCTGAAGTTGAATAATGGGTTAACCGTTTATTTGAGTCGAAGTCAACCTTATATACAATTAGAGCATTTGGTAGATGTTTATTCTGATGTTATCGCAAGTAAAGTATCTATGGTAGATTATGTGGATCTCCGTTATGCCCATGGTATGGCAGTAAAATTTAAGAAACGGATTTCTTAG